The window CCTTCACCACGGGTTATCTCACGGGATACGTCGCGGACAAGTACGACGTGGACCAGGACGCGGTCCGTCCCCGCGTCAGGAAAAGGCTCGCGGAGGGAGCGGCGGATGCATTCAGGTCCACCGTCAGCGGATACGACTACGTCTCCACCACCAGTTCCACCTACGACACGCTGAACTCCAAGGTCGATTACGTCCTGTATCCTGTCTGGCTGATCAACACCGACTGGGACGGCAGGAAGTTCTCCTTCGCCATGAACGGACAGACCGGAAAGATGGTCGGAAACCTCCCCCTGGACAAGGCCAAGCTCAGCGCCGTGGCACTGGGCATATTCCTGGCGATCTCGGTGGTCGTCGGGGCCATGATGTGCATGGTCGCCGAGGAGATCAACATCGGAGCGATCGTCATGGGAATGGTCCTCGGCGGTATCGCCGCGTTCGCCGTGTACGGATACTTCAAGAACAAGCTCAGGAGCGTCGAGTTCCAGCACGGTGCCAGCGACTACTACCGTCCGGGCAGCATGAACGTCACCGGCCAATCCGACACGTACCTGTACACCAGGACCACCAGCAGAAGGATCAAAAGCGATTGAAACAGCCCCGGAAGGGGCATCTTCCCTCTTTTTCCATGACTTCGTCGGAACAGATTGAGTATTGAAGAAAAGTGAGTGGTCCCGCTGAGATTTGAACTCAGGACCTTCCGGTTATCAGCCGGACGCTCAAACCGTGCTAAGCTACGGGACCAACTATACCCCAGGATAGATAAGTCACATATAAAGTTTGCCAGTTGGCGGACTCCGAGCAAGCCCTTAATATCCAAATAACGATTGACTGGCATGGATCCCGAGTACCAGGAGACCACGATGCTGCTTCCGAAGAACCTTGCGGCCCTTCTGTCGCTGATGCTCGTAGCCACATGGGTGTCGATGCTCGTCACCAAGCTGTTCTACTACACGGGCATGCCGTCATGGATGCTGTACATCGCGGCAGCCGTCTTCGCGGCCATAATCTTCCTGTGCTTCTGGATGTCCCTATCCGTCACCGTTTATACCGACAGGGTGGACATCAGATACGTCGTCAAGACCACGTCCATCCCCATGGAGCAGGTCATCGATACCAAGACCGGCGAGATGAACATCATCAAGAACTACGCCGGATGGAACCTCAAGGGCGTCAAGTACAGGACGTACTCCGTGATCGGTGAGGACATGGGCATAGGCCTCAAGCTCACCGGGAAGAGGGTCTGCTTCCTGTCCACCAAGGACCCATCGACCATAGCCGCGCTTCTACCGAAGGAGGCGGCCTGATGCAGGTCACATTCCACTGGGTCAGGGTCCAGACGTTCTGTTACGCCACGGAGAAGCAGGATCTCATCGAGGACACCCTGAAAGAACTCCTGGGCGACATCGAGTTCGAGGAAGAGATCTCGGAGAGCGAACACGGGAACAGCATGATGATCCTGGAGGCCCGCATAACCAAGCAGAGGGAGTTCGCGGACCTGTTCTCAAAGCTGGGAGACGGCATCCTCGATTTCATCCTGGAGGACATCGACAACAGGGTGGACGAGGACGACATGTTCTACCTCCGTCTCGACAAGCAGAAGGCGGTCCAGGGGATCTACGAGGTCGCCCATCACGGGGACGTGATATCGATCTTCGGAAAGGTCCAGGCCCATCCGGCGAAGAAGGAAGCCGCCATCAGGGTCCTGAAGGAGTTCATACAATCTCTTCAGGCTCGGAATCGTTCTTGACCGCTATCGAGCATTCCACCACACGGTGTCCCCTGACGGACATCACCGTTATGATAACGTTGTCCAGTTCGACCTCGTCACCCTTGGTGGGGGCCCTCTGCAGCTTGTGCATGATGAACCCGCTGACGTTGGTCTCCTCATAACCGTCGCGATCGATGAAGACGCCTATCTTCTCCATCACATCATCCAGATTGGCCACTCCCTTGACGATGTACTTCCCGCCGGTGGTGGCGCTGACATCCTGCTGGATGAAGTCGCTCTCGTCCCATATCTCTCCTACCAACTCCTCCAGGAGGTCCTCAAGCGTGATGATCCCCCTGGTCCCTCCGTAGGAGTCCAGGACGACCGCCATGTGGATCTTCGACTTCTGGAGCTCGCTGAGTGCGTTGGCGACGGTCACGGTCTCCGGGATGTACTTGACGGGCATGATGATGTCGCGGATGGTGAACTTGACGTTCATCGCGGTGTTGGTGAAGTATGTCTTGGAATAGACCACTCCCACGATGTTGTCTATGGTCTCCTCGTACACCGGGATCCTCGAGAATCCCGACTTTATGAGGAGCTTTCCGAGCTCTTCCACGGGCTCGTTGATCTCGACGGCGACGATGTCCATACGGTGAACATAGACCTCGGCGACGGTGATGTCGTCCAGCCTCATCGCTGACTTGATCAGTTCGCTCTCGCTCTTCTCCAGGACCCCGTCGGACTGGATCTCGTCGATCATGACCTCGAGCTCGTCCTCCGTGATGATGTTCTCGTCCCCCTTGCCAATGAACTTCGTCAGCTTGAGGAACAGCCATGTGAGGGGCGTGAATAGCCAGATGAGCCAGTATATGATGCTGCAGATGGTTATGCAGGTCTCCTCGGGATGCTTCTTGGCGTAGGATTTGGGAGTGATCTCCCCGAATGTCAGGAGGACCAGGGTCATGACGACCGTCGTGACTATGGCACCGGTCTCGGCTCCGATGAGTATCGCGAACATCGTGGTGGCGATGGATGTGCCTGCGATGTTGACCAGGTTGTTCCCGACGAGGATGGTAGTGAGGAACTTATCGTAGTTCTCACGGATGTCCAGGGCCCTCTGGGCCTTCCTGTTGCCCTCGTTGGCCATCTTCTTCAGCTTGATATCGTTGACACTGGTGAAGGCGGTCTCGGACATGGAGAAAAAGGCCGACAGAACGATCAGAATAACGATGGCGGCGGCATATGCTATGATGATAGGTTCCATATGTCAGGCACACATCCAGTCGGGGGCATCGTACGATGTCAATTTAATTCAACCATTTCATCTGTATGAGCCCCTATACTTTAAATATTGTTATATTGCGCAAGTGCTTTACGTACCTGTATGAAAGCCTTGGTAGTTGTCGATTACCAGAACGATTACGTGAAAGGCCCCCTCGGAAGCAAGTACGCCAAACTCATCGAGGGCAACATATGTGCCAGGATAGAAGAGTTCCTCAAGGACAGGGGGACACTCTTCCTGGTCATCGATTATCTGCCGTCCAACCACCCCGGGTTCATCCCCGATGGCAAGAAGAAGCCCGTCAAATGCTGCATAGCAGGCACTGCGGGAGCGGACGTCTACGGGAAGGTCGGGGATTACCTGTCCTCGGGCTACATGATCCGCAAGGACGCCCTCGGCTCCGAGGAACTCCTAAAGAGGCTGAAGTCCTACGACGATATCGAGATCTGCGGGTTGGAGACCAATACCGGCATCATCGCCAGCGCGGTGTTCGCCAGGACCGCTAACCCCTCCGCCACCGTATCCATCAGACAGAACTGCATAGCATCCGGTGATTCAGAGCTCGGGGAAGAGGCCCTGAACGTCATGGCCTCGATGGGGGTCAGGATCCTATGATCAGTCCGGGAGATTGTCCCTGACGCTGTTTATCCTCTTGACGACCTGGATGTACTTCTCGTGCTCGGCATCGGCGGCCTTCTTGCAATCGAGATACTGCTGGTGGCACTCCTGCGCCTCGTCCCTGAGCCTGTCGGCCTCCTCGAACATCTGATGCATCTTCTCGTGGAGAGCCTGACCGCTGGCGTTGCATTTCACCATCTTCTGATGGTATGTGTCGGCCATCTGCCTGGCGCCATTGATGTCACCTAACCCGCCACGCTCCTTCATCATCTTGGCCTTGTCGTTCCACTCGTCGCGCTTCTGCTTGGCCTCCCTTGCGGAAAGGTTGTAGTCGTCCCTCTGGTCCTTCATGGCCCTTGCCTCGGACGACAGCCTCCTGGCCTTCTCCTGCAGCTTATCGCGCTTCTCGGCCAGGACGTCGGCCTGCTGATGGAACCTGTCCCTCTCGGACTTGTGCTCGGCAGCCTCCTTGTTCAGCTGGTGCAGGATCTCGTCCAGGCTGCGGAGGTCCTGCTCGACGCTATCGGAAATCTCGCTCATGGGATACGAAAGGATAATGTGCAACGCGGATATATTGTAAGCGATGACCAACGAGGCGTACCGCAAATGCAAGACCTGCAGATACTGCAACCACAAGGATGAGATGTGGGTGTGCGTCCTGACGTCGTCCAGCACCGGCCCCGAGTCCACATGCGAGAGGTACAGGCCGGGATGCTGCGAGAACTGCGGGAGCTATTCCGGAGGCGTGTGCAGGAGGAACGGCGAGGAGAAATACGAGCTGGACGTCTGCAGCGATTACGACCCTTCAGGTTCCCTCTGACATCCTCTGCTTCCTGTTGGAGAGCATGTTCTTGACGCTCTTCTTCGCGGTGGAGCTCCCCATCACGACCTTCTTCGCCGAATCCGGGATCCCCATGTAGACTATGTTGTCGCATATCCCCGTGGAGCACCTCATCTGACCCCTGACCTTGGAATACGATTCCTGGAGGAGCCCTATCTCCCCGTTGAGCATGGATGTGATCTCGTACACGTGCTTCATCCTGAAGTCGCTGGCGTTGGTGTAACCGGTCTCCGGCAGGAGGGGGTTGTACGTCCCTTCCATGAAATCCTCGTCCAGATCGTCCACCACATCCATCAGGTAGACTACGGTGCTGAGGTGCCTGAACACATCATCCAGATCGTCGCTGGCGTGCTCCCCGGCGATATCCCTGAGCGCCCCGATCAGGCCCTCCCCGAACGTCCTGCCCATGAGGACCGCATCCTTGCATCCCTGCTGTTCCAGATCGCGGAGGTTCGAGAATCCATCCCC of the methanogenic archaeon mixed culture ISO4-G1 genome contains:
- a CDS encoding isochorismatase family protein, giving the protein MKALVVVDYQNDYVKGPLGSKYAKLIEGNICARIEEFLKDRGTLFLVIDYLPSNHPGFIPDGKKKPVKCCIAGTAGADVYGKVGDYLSSGYMIRKDALGSEELLKRLKSYDDIEICGLETNTGIIASAVFARTANPSATVSIRQNCIASGDSELGEEALNVMASMGVRIL
- a CDS encoding CBS domain-containing protein produces the protein MEPIIIAYAAAIVILIVLSAFFSMSETAFTSVNDIKLKKMANEGNRKAQRALDIRENYDKFLTTILVGNNLVNIAGTSIATTMFAILIGAETGAIVTTVVMTLVLLTFGEITPKSYAKKHPEETCITICSIIYWLIWLFTPLTWLFLKLTKFIGKGDENIITEDELEVMIDEIQSDGVLEKSESELIKSAMRLDDITVAEVYVHRMDIVAVEINEPVEELGKLLIKSGFSRIPVYEETIDNIVGVVYSKTYFTNTAMNVKFTIRDIIMPVKYIPETVTVANALSELQKSKIHMAVVLDSYGGTRGIITLEDLLEELVGEIWDESDFIQQDVSATTGGKYIVKGVANLDDVMEKIGVFIDRDGYEETNVSGFIMHKLQRAPTKGDEVELDNVIITVMSVRGHRVVECSIAVKNDSEPEEIV
- a CDS encoding RNA-binding protein — translated: MQVTFHWVRVQTFCYATEKQDLIEDTLKELLGDIEFEEEISESEHGNSMMILEARITKQREFADLFSKLGDGILDFILEDIDNRVDEDDMFYLRLDKQKAVQGIYEVAHHGDVISIFGKVQAHPAKKEAAIRVLKEFIQSLQARNRS